Proteins from a genomic interval of Euleptes europaea isolate rEulEur1 chromosome 16, rEulEur1.hap1, whole genome shotgun sequence:
- the TPT1 gene encoding translationally-controlled tumor protein, translating into MIIYRDCISQDEMFSDIYKIKEVASGLCLEVEGKMVSRKEGEIDDALIGGNASAEGPEGDGTEATVVTGVDIVMNHHLQETSFTKESYKKYIKDYMKAIKARLEETKPERVKPFMTGAAEQVKHILANFKNYQFFVGENMNPDGMVALLDFREDGVTPYMIFFKDGLDMEKC; encoded by the exons atgatCATCTACCGCGACTGCATCAGCC aggatGAGATGTTCTCCGACATCTATAAGATCAAGGAAGTCGCCAGCGGCCTCTGCCTGGaagtggaggggaag ATGGTAAGCCGGAAAGAAGGGGAAATTGATGATGCCTTGATTGGTGGAAATGCATCTGCTGAAGGCCCAGAAGGAGACGGGACAGAGGCCACAGTTGTCACTGGCGTTGACATCGTAATGAATCACCATCTTCAGGAAACAAGTTTCACTAAAGAGTCTTACAAGAAGTACATCAAGGACTACATGAAAGC AATCAAAGCCAGACTCGAGGAAACAAAGCCAGAGAGAGTAAAGCCGTTCATGACGGGGGCTGCAGAACAAGTCAAACATATCCTTGCAAACTTCAAAAATTACCAG TTTTTTGTAGGAGAGAACATGAATCCTGATGGCATGGTGGCGTTGCTGGATTTCCGTGAGGATGGCGTAACCCCATATATGATTTTCTTTAAGGATGGATTAGACATGGAAAAATGT TAA